The Candidatus Manganitrophaceae bacterium genome segment ATTAAGCAGAATGATCAGTTGTCTCAGCTCGGTGCCTGGCTTCTTAATGGCGTCTCTTCGAATCAAACCTTCGCAATGACCTCGGGCACTTCCGGATGTTCGAAACTTGGGATCGTGATGGCTGAAGCGGAACAGACCCAGTTCGTAGAAAGCAATTATCAGGGTCTCGCAAAAGAAATGGCGTCCGGCGAGGGAGAAAATATCTATACACTGGCAGGATTGTTGGGTTGCTCGGCAGAGCAGACAAAAAACTTTGCCTCTTTTACCAAGCAGAATTA includes the following:
- a CDS encoding DUF3015 family protein encodes the protein MRKLPVIAVAMVLALTVVSSALAAGYGAAGCGWGGKVIKQNDQLSQLGAWLLNGVSSNQTFAMTSGTSGCSKLGIVMAEAEQTQFVESNYQGLAKEMASGEGENIYTLAGLLGCSAEQTKNFASFTKQNYDSIFKSEQNTPSEMLASLKEGLSNDPVLATSCQKI